The Lutibacter profundi genome includes a region encoding these proteins:
- a CDS encoding glycosyltransferase family 2 protein, whose protein sequence is MKTAVVILNWNGKQLLEKFIPSIVKYSNLPNVEIVIADNASTDDSIKFIEENYPEIKIVKNNNNGGYAKGYNDALQHVNADVFALVNSDIEVTKNWLNSIITTFKNEPKTAIIQPKILDYKDKSKFEYAGAAGGFIDKFGYPYCRGRIFSDLETDNKQYDDIIDIFWASGACFFIRSEVFHELKGFDEDYFAHQEEIDLCWRAKNIQKTIKYVGSSTVYHVGGATLKEESPHKTFLNFRNSLFSLVKNVPKDNLFLIIFSRLLLDGIAGVKFLIELRPKHTIAIIKAHFSFYFYLTKMIAKRKGFQQTNYYAIRSIVWKYFVQRKKTFKDL, encoded by the coding sequence TTGAAAACAGCTGTTGTTATTTTAAACTGGAATGGTAAACAATTATTGGAAAAATTTATTCCTTCAATTGTAAAATACAGCAATTTGCCTAATGTAGAAATAGTTATTGCAGACAATGCCTCTACAGATGATTCTATAAAATTTATTGAAGAAAATTACCCTGAAATTAAAATTGTAAAAAACAACAATAATGGCGGCTATGCCAAAGGGTATAATGATGCTTTACAACATGTGAATGCAGATGTTTTTGCTTTGGTAAATTCAGACATTGAAGTTACTAAAAACTGGTTAAATTCAATTATTACTACTTTTAAAAATGAACCTAAAACAGCTATTATTCAACCTAAAATATTAGATTATAAAGATAAATCTAAGTTTGAATATGCCGGTGCAGCAGGCGGATTTATAGATAAATTTGGATATCCATATTGCAGAGGAAGAATTTTCTCAGATCTAGAGACAGATAACAAACAATATGATGACATTATTGATATATTTTGGGCGTCTGGAGCTTGCTTTTTTATTCGTTCTGAAGTTTTTCATGAGTTAAAAGGTTTTGATGAAGATTATTTTGCACATCAAGAAGAGATAGACTTGTGTTGGCGAGCAAAAAACATTCAAAAAACTATTAAATATGTTGGTAGTTCAACCGTATATCACGTTGGAGGAGCTACTTTGAAGGAAGAAAGCCCGCATAAAACTTTTTTAAATTTTAGAAATAGTCTATTCTCACTTGTGAAAAATGTACCGAAAGACAACCTGTTTTTAATCATTTTTTCACGATTACTACTTGATGGCATTGCAGGTGTTAAATTTTTAATTGAGTTACGTCCTAAACATACCATTGCAATAATTAAAGCACATTTTAGCTTTTACTTTTATTTAACTAAAATGATAGCAAAAAGAAAAGGGTTTCAACAAACTAATTATTATGCAATTAGAAGTATTGTTTGGAAGTACTTTGTACAAAGAAAAAA